A single region of the Lotus japonicus ecotype B-129 chromosome 4, LjGifu_v1.2 genome encodes:
- the LOC130713162 gene encoding uncharacterized protein LOC130713162 produces the protein MCERFIDGLSYELQKAVQPLGLNRYQVLVEKTKGIEAIDNARGKYRGLNKSNQGSGGPTRNNRGRDDQGKHYQKKPYLRSQGEGAASGTFYPSGGNAVALGTPSMNREDVTCFRCNKKGHFANRCTEGPLLCWNCNKPGHTAVECRIPKVEVAGNVAGARRPTAGGRVYFISETEVDENEGLIRGTREIPGNSLIVLFDYGVTHSVIDLACVTWLKLDVTELLFDLIVSILVS, from the coding sequence ATGTGTGAGCGCTTCATTGATGGGCTGAGTTATGAGCTGCAGAAggcggtgcaaccgctaggGCTGAAccgctaccaagtgctggtggagaagaccaagggaATCGAGGCCATTGATAACGCAAGGGGCAAGTACCGAGGTCTGAACAAGTCTaaccaaggaagtggaggtccgaCAAGGAATAACCGAGGAAGAGACGACCAGGGCAAGCACTATCAGAAGAAGCCGTACCTCCGTTCTCAGGGTGAGGGAGCAGCTTCTGGGACTTTTTATCCCTCGGGCGGAAATGCAGTTGCACTTGGAACCCCGTCGATGAACCGAGAGGACGTGACTTGCTTTAGGTGCAACAAAAAGGGGCATTTTGCTAATCGCTGTACTGAAGGTCCTCTGTTGTGCtggaactgcaacaagccaggTCACACTGCCGTagagtgcaggattcctaaagTTGAGGTTGCCGGGAATGTTGCTGGGGCaaggaggcctactgctggtggaagggtctactTCATCAGTGAAACTGAAGTTGATGAAAACGAGGGTCTAATCCGCGGTACCCGCGAGATCccgggtaattcccttatcgtACTATTTGATTATGGTGTTACACATTCTGTTATAGACTTAGCTTGTGTGACGTGGTTAAAGCTAGATGTGACAGAATTACTGTTCGACCTGATAGTATCTATCCTTGTTTCATAA